A window of the Brassica napus cultivar Da-Ae chromosome A2, Da-Ae, whole genome shotgun sequence genome harbors these coding sequences:
- the LOC106395273 gene encoding L-tryptophan--pyruvate aminotransferase 1: MVKVENTKSIAMSDSIINLDHGDPTAYEEYWRKIGDRCTVTIRGCDLMSYFSDVNNLCWFLEPELAEAIKELHGAVGNAATEDRYIVVGTGSTQLCQAAVHALSLLAGGTEPVSVVAAAPYYSTYVEETTYVRSGMYKWEGDAWRFDKKGPFIELVTSPNNPDGTIRETVVNRPDDEEAKVIHDFAYYWPHYTPITHCQDHDIMLFTFSKITGHAGSRIGWALVKDKEVAKKMVEYIIVNSIGVSKESQVRSAKILKVLKETCTSETENFFEYGREMMKNRWERLREVVKESDFTLPKYPEGYCNFFGKTLESYPAFAWLGTKEETDLVNDLRRQKVMSRAGERCGSDKKHVRVSMLSREDVFNVFLERLANMKLIKSIDL, encoded by the exons atggtGAAAGTGGAGAACACGAAGAGCATCGCCATGTCTGACTCCATCATCAACCTTGATCA TGGAGATCCAACGGCGTACGAAGAATACTGGAGGAAGATTGGTGACAGATGTACGGTGACGATACGTGGTTGTGATCTAATGAGTTATTTCAGCGACGTGAACAACCTGTGTTGGTTCCTTGAACCGGAACTAGCCGAAGCGATCAAAGAGTTGCACGGTGCCGTCGGAAACGCAGCAACCGAGGATCGTTACATCGTGGTCGGGACCGGTTCGACGCAGCTTTGTCAAGCAGCCGTCCACGCATTATCTTTGCTTGCTGGTGGGACCGAACCTGTCAGTGTCGTCGCCGCGGCTCCTTATTACTCC acGTATGTGGAGGAGACAACATATGTTCGGTCGGGTATGTACAAGTGGGAAGGAGACGCGTGGCGTTTCGACAAGAAGGGTCCGTTCATCGAGCTGGTGACGTCACCCAATAACCCAGACGGCACTATCAGAGAGACTGTGGTGAACCGTccagacgacgaagaagctaaaGTGATCCATGACTTTGCTTATTACTGGCCCCACTACACTCCCATCACTCACTGTCAAGACCATGACATCATGCTCTTCACTTTCTCCAAGATCACAGGCCACGCTGGGTCCCGCATCGG GTGGGCACTGGTGAAGGACAAGGAGGTGGCAAAGAAGATGGTTGAGTATATCATAGTGAACTCTATTGGTGTGTCTAAGGAGTCTCAGGTACGAAGCGCCAAGATTCTCAAAGTTCTCAAGGAGACTTGTACGAGCGAAACGGAGAATTTCTTCGAGTATGGTCGTGAGATGATGAAGAACAGGTGGGAGAGGCTTCGTGAAGTGGTGAAGGAAAGTGATTTCACTCTTCCTAAGTACCCCGAAGGCTATTGCAACTTTTTTGGCAAGACACTCGAATCTTACCCTG CGTTTGCGTGGCTGGGGACGAAGGAAGAGACGGATCTGGTTAACGATTTGAGGAGACAGAAGGTTATGAGCAGGGCAGGAGAACGTTGTGGTTCTGACAAGAAGCATGTCCGAGTCAGTATGCTGAGTCGTGAAGATgttttcaatgtgtttctcgAGAGACTCGCCAACATGAAGCTCATTAAAAGCATTGACCTTTAA